The genomic region AGGgtccagtccgcatgagcaggttggagtaaactccaaggcctcctgctccccgtggtaccagaattaagtcttcAGTCAGAtctcgtagccgaagctacgaccagttgagcttccagacggctctggactggtggccagggttTGGACCCCTTAAACGCATCACAAACACGCACCACTCATACCGAATCTAACCCTAATTCTCAGCaaaccgccttcgccgcttaaacaaTTCACGCGccaacgaccctaactgttcggtattccgactagtggagatcacactactaacatctaatcgtccagCTAATCtccataccacccagatccctaatgtccgagtttATCAGGCATTCAGAAATTAAATGCGCCCAATCTTCTACCCCCGCCCCAGAAAAACAACCCGACCTATCcgataggtgcctctgatgcaaaaatgcattcagaggcccatgccttGGAAGCagaaaacccagactcagacaaaatctgaagtctgggttatcctcaAGGAACTCAGCGTCCCGAAATGTACTCGTAggtcactcggccgttaggactattgtcccattgttcttgccacctacacctaaccTTTTCTatctagaagcctcttgctccctagagTAGGGACCAATGAGTTTAAGCCAACTACAAACTTTCTTTTGATAACTTTATTTAAGGCAGAAATTTACGAGCGACGAAACCATTATTGATtcatatttaacaaataattatcGGGCTTTAGAGTTTTTAAATTGCCCTAAAAGATGTCCAAATGCTTAAGTATACCTACCGTTAAtgaattttattagttttacaaatttcgatTACTGTGCCATACTCTGGCAATCTGTAAGccgaatattaaaatatactataGTCGAAAATAATTTCTTCCGTTTCGGATTAGATAAGAACGCTACTAAAAAACGCGAGTGTACTTTATAATATTAGCACTATCTCCCCACGTTTTAAGAAGTGATAAGAAAATGTGCAAAATCTTTTGTTACTATTTTGTTTGAGTCATAAGCAACAATTATtgatatgtaatatatatatacatatacacaaatatatgtatgtgtatatgtagttCTCAGAAAgttgataaaatatattatttcatatcTCAGCACGCTCAGAATGTATAAAACCAAAGAAACTTTCTTCAAAGCAAATAGTATCGTTTAGCCATCAATGGGTAgtgcattaattaattaaaattcgaaaatgaGAATTATACCGTCGGTTTTTGTACTCTTTGCCGTTATCGGTGTCGCATATTCGGCGAGTTCTGTTTGGGGTACGGCAAACAGCACGGACGCCGTTATATACCAGAAAAATATAGTTCACCCCGGTGTACCGAATGTTGTGCAGACATTTTTCTTCAGCATACCAGATTCGGTGGGTTGAGTGAAATTAATACCATTTACTTTTGTTCTAATTGATgggattttaattttcttcttgtACTTGTAGTACCAAAGTAATAGCCGTGT from Bactrocera tryoni isolate S06 chromosome 3, CSIRO_BtryS06_freeze2, whole genome shotgun sequence harbors:
- the LOC120772389 gene encoding uncharacterized protein LOC120772389 gives rise to the protein MRIIPSVFVLFAVIGVAYSASSVWGTANSTDAVIYQKNIVHPGVPNVVQTFFFSIPDSYQSNSRVISSIRLDDEFKNTTGPTNTLISGGPSWTFGIVQMVTQRSYGLNVTVVVYGKYVL